From the genome of Nicotiana sylvestris chromosome 2, ASM39365v2, whole genome shotgun sequence, one region includes:
- the LOC104214108 gene encoding probable galacturonosyltransferase-like 1, whose amino-acid sequence MPKLGSFKIKAFISLLWTISFDALSAGAINTKNLHFKEAPKFYNSPTCPSLHFSSTDTNNATINSTSNGICFENAVNVAMTLDAAYLRGSMAAILSVLQHSSCPENVIFHFVASSSADTNYLNITIANSFPYLHFTIYPFQDSGVAGLISTSIRAALDCPLNYARNYLADLLPGCIQKVVYLDSDLVLVDDIAKLAATPLGEEAVLAAPEYCNANFTTYFTPTFWSNPSLSLTFANRKPCYFNTGVMVIDLERWRAGDYTTKIVEWMELQKRMRIYELGSLPPFLLVFAGNIAPVDHKWNQHGLGGDNFRGLCRNLHPGPVSLLHWSGKGKPWVRLDASRPCPLDTLWAPYDLLQTPYALES is encoded by the exons ATGCCAAAACTTGGGAGTTTCAAGATCAAGGCCTTTATTTCTCTTTTATGGACCATCTCCTTTGATGCACTTAGTGCCGGCGCTATCAATACCAAGAACTTGCATTTCAAAGAAGCCCCAAAATTCTACAACTCCCCAACTTGTCCTTCTCTTCACTTCTCCTCCACCGACACAAATAATGCTACCATCAACTCCACCTCCAATGGAATTTGCTTTGAAAATGCAGTAAATGTAGCCATGACTCTTGATGCAGCTTATCTCCGAGGGTCAATGGCTGCGATTCTTTCTGTTCTTCAACACTCTTCTTGCCCTGAAAATGTTATCTTCCACTTTGTTGCTTCTTCCTCCGCTGACACTAATTATCTCAACATCACAATTGCTAATTCATTCCCTTATCTTCATTTCACAATTTATCCCTTCCAAGATTCCGGAGTGGCAGGATTAATTTCTACATCCATTCGTGCTGCATTAGACTGTCCTCTTAATTATGCTCGAAATTACCTCGCTGATCTTCTTCCTGGATGTATCCAAAAG gttgtgtacctggattcAGACCTTGTTCTCGTAGATGACATTGCCAAGCTGGCAGCAACACCTCTAGGTGAAGAAGCAGTTCTAGCAGCACCAGAATACTGCAATGCAAATTTCACTACTTATTTCACCCCCACTTTCTGGTCAAACCCTTCGCTTTCTTTGACTTTCGCGAACCGAAAACCTTGTTATTTCAACACGGGTGTTATGGTCATTGATCTTGAAAGATGGAGAGCTGGAGATTATACAACAAAGATTGTAGAATGGATGGAACTTCAGAAGAGAATGAGGATTTATGAGTTGGGTTCGTTACCACCTTTTCTGCTTGTTTTTGCTGGAAATATTGCTCCGGTGGATCATAAGTGGAACCAACATGGTCTTGGAGGAGATAATTTCCGAGGTCTCTGCCGGAATTTGCACCCTGGTCCAGTGAGCTTATTGCATTGGAGTGGAAAAGGGAAGCCGTGGGTTCGACTCGATGCGAGCCGGCCTTGTCCATTAGATACCCTCTGGGCACCTTATGATCTGCTGCAAACACCTTACGCTCTTGAATCATGA